CCAGTATGAGGACATTCATATGAATGTGGAAATGTTGCTTCATGAAGAAATAGGCAAACTCGCTGGTAAACTTCATACTGCGCGAAGTCGGAATGATCAGGTTGCTACAGACATGCACTTATATTTGAAGAAGAAGGTACAGAATATAAGCAGTCTTCTGAACGATGTCCAGACTGTTTTATGCGAGAAAGCGGAATCTCATATTGATACGATTGTACCTGGATATACGCACCTTCAGCGCGCGCAGCCCATTTCATTTGCCCATCATTTACTCGCTTATTTCTGGATGTTTCAGCGGGACGCAGGTCGATTAGAGGATAGTCTGAAACGAATTGACGTATCCCCCCTTGGGGCCGGGGCTATTGCAGGAACGACATTTCCAATTGATCGGGCGTTCACAGCTGATCTATTAGGGTTCAAAGAAGTTTATCCGAACAGTATGGATGCTGTAAGCGACCGGGACTTTATAGTAGAATTTCTGAGCAATGCGTCTATCCTTATGATGCATATTTCCCGTCTGAGCGAAGAGATGATTATCTGGTCAAGCCAAGAGTTTAATTTTGTGGAATTCGATGATGCTTTCTGTACAGGATCTAGTATGATGCCTCAGAAGAAAAATCCGGATATGCCTGAACTTTTAAGAGGGAAGACAGGGCGAGTGTATGGCCATCTGATGGGGCTGTTAACAACGCTAAAAGGGTTACCACTTACGTATAATAAAGATATGCAAGAAGACAAGGAAGGTATGTTTGATACAGTGGAAACCCTGGAGAAGAGTTTGGCTATATTGGCACCAATGCTTGAGACTATGGTTGTTAAGAAAGAGCAGATGTATGAATCGGTAAAACAAGACTATTCCAATGCAACGGATTTGGCTGATTATTTGGTGACAAAGGGGATGGCCTTTAGGCAAGCTCATGAAGTAACAGGGAAAATCGTCCTGTCAGCTATTCAGCAGAAGAAAAACTTACTAGATCTGAGTCTAGAAGAATATCAATCTTTTTCTACTTTTATTGATTCAGATCTCTATGAGGCTTTGCGTCCGGAACAAGTCGTGTCTGCACGAGGGAGTATAGGTGGAACGGCACCCAATCAAGTAAAAAAACAACTAAACCATGCGAAATCTTTACTAAAGAGCAACTATTAGGTTTAATAGTTGCTCTTTTTGTATACACTATAAGAAAGATTCAAAGAATCATAACTAAACAGAAAAATTACGGGTTTTCGACAATTTTTTTAAATTTCTATTGCTGAATTGTTAAGGATTTGTTAATATAATTTTTGTAGCTGATTTCAGCACATAATTAATACTACAAGCTTAGTATAAATAACTTAAGCATTGGTGCCAATGCGGGTGTAGTTTAGTGGTAAAACCTCAGCCTTCCAAGCTGATGTCGTGGGTTCGATTCCCATCACCCGCTCCATAATTTATGTTGCCAACGCAGTGTTTCGTTTAAAGGTGTGGAAACGAAGCATTGCGTTTTTATATTGTCCAAAAAGGTTACATTGGTTATAAGGGGAATTCTGCCCTTTTGTAATAATCATGACCAAACAAGAAAGGGTGCCATTTGGATGAAAGATTTACAGCAGAAACTAAAGCAAATTGATGGGAAGAGTTATAAAGCGTATAAAGACATTCAAGGAAGATATACGTTTCAGACGCATGCGGTAGCTATTGACTACGTGCAGGGTGACCCGTTTGCGGCTCCGTCTAAAATCAGACTAATTGTCCCATCAAATGAATATAAAATTGCAAGCGAGTGGATGGAGACGTCGACTCGATTGACGTATATAGAAGACCTTGTGGCTCGCCACGTCGCACGGGCGATCGCAAAGGATAAAACAGCAATTAGAGGATCCGGTAAGAGTGGGGCAATTTCGATCGATGCTCCCGGACAGGAAATCCTTGAGCGAACAGCGGTTTCCATAACAGAAAAGCAAACAGAGATTTGCTTATCGATTGGACTGCCAGCGAACGGGCGTCGCATAAATGGTAAAGAAGCGGAAAAATTATTCTTACAAGTGCTTCCTTCCGTTCTTAAACAGTCCTTACTGATGA
The nucleotide sequence above comes from Pontibacillus chungwhensis. Encoded proteins:
- the argH gene encoding argininosuccinate lyase — protein: MSSKVWGGRFTTSPNQLVEEMNASICFDQALLDEDIEGSLAHVAMLARCEIIEEGEAQTLTEGLKTVHEKVASGEATLRAQYEDIHMNVEMLLHEEIGKLAGKLHTARSRNDQVATDMHLYLKKKVQNISSLLNDVQTVLCEKAESHIDTIVPGYTHLQRAQPISFAHHLLAYFWMFQRDAGRLEDSLKRIDVSPLGAGAIAGTTFPIDRAFTADLLGFKEVYPNSMDAVSDRDFIVEFLSNASILMMHISRLSEEMIIWSSQEFNFVEFDDAFCTGSSMMPQKKNPDMPELLRGKTGRVYGHLMGLLTTLKGLPLTYNKDMQEDKEGMFDTVETLEKSLAILAPMLETMVVKKEQMYESVKQDYSNATDLADYLVTKGMAFRQAHEVTGKIVLSAIQQKKNLLDLSLEEYQSFSTFIDSDLYEALRPEQVVSARGSIGGTAPNQVKKQLNHAKSLLKSNY